In Eubalaena glacialis isolate mEubGla1 chromosome 3, mEubGla1.1.hap2.+ XY, whole genome shotgun sequence, the following are encoded in one genomic region:
- the KCNA3 gene encoding potassium voltage-gated channel subfamily A member 3: MDEHLSLLRSPPPPPSARHRAHPPQHPASGGGGGGAHTLVNPGYTEPAAGPELPPDMTVVAGDHLLEPEATDGGGDPPQGGCGGGGGCDRYEPLPPALPAAGEQDCCGERVVINISGLRFETQLKTLCQFPETLLGDPKRRMRYFDPLRNEYFFDRNRPSFDAILYYYQSGGRIRRPVNVPIDIFSEEIRFYQLGEEAMEKFREDEGFLREEERPLPRRDFQRQVWLLFEYPESSGPARGIAIVSVLVILISIVIFCLETLPEFRDEKYYTASPSQELFETASNSTSGAPAGASSFSDPFFVVETLCIIWFSFELLVRFFACPSKATFSRNIMNLIDIVAIIPYFITLGTELAERQGNGQQAMSLAILRVIRLVRVFRIFKLSRHSKGLQILGQTLKASMRELGLLIFFLFIGVILFSSAVYFAEADDPTSGFSSIPDAFWWAVVTMTTVGYGDMHPVTIGGKIVGSLCAIAGVLTIALPVPVIVSNFNYFYHRETEGEEQAQYLHVGSCQHLSPSAEELRKARSNSTLSKSEYMVIEEGGMNHSAFPQTPFKTGNSTATCTTNNNPNSCVSIKKIFTDV; encoded by the coding sequence ATGGACGAGCACCTCAGCCTCCTGcgctcgccgccgccgccgccctccGCCCGCCACCGCGCCCACCCGCCGCAGCACCCcgcgagcggcggcggcggcggcggcgcccacACGCTGGTGAACCCCGGCTACACAGAGCCCGCCGCGGGCCCCGAGCTGCCGCCGGACATGACGGTGGTGGCCGGGGACCACCTGCTGGAGCCGGAGGCAACCGACGGCGGCGGGGACCCGCCTCAGGGCGGctgcggtggcggcggcggctgcgaCCGCTACGAGCCGCTGCCGCCCGCGCTGCCCGCCGCCGGCGAGCAGGACTGCTGCGGGGAGCGCGTGGTCATCAACATCTCGGGGCTGCGCTTCGAGACGCAGCTCAAGACCCTCTGCCAGTTCCCGGAGACTCTGCTGGGCGACCCCAAGCGGCGCATGAGGTACTTCGACCCGCTCCGCAATGAGTACTTCTTCGACCGCAACCGGCCCAGCTTCGACGCCATCCTCTACTACTATCAGTCTGGGGGCCGAATCCGCCGGCCGGTCAATGTGCCCATCGACATCTTCTCCGAGGAGATCCGCTTCTACCAGCTGGGCGAGGAGGCCATGGAGAAGTTCCGCGAGGACGAGGGCTTCCTGCGGGAGGAGGAGCGGCCCCTGCCCCGCCGAGATTTCCAGCGCCAGGTGTGGCTGCTCTTCGAGTACCCGGAGAGCTCCGGGCCGGCCCGGGGCATCGCCATCGTGTCCGTGCTCGTCATCCTCATCTCCATCGTCATCTTCTGCCTGGAGACGCTGCCCGAGTTCCGCGATGAGAAGTACTACACCGCCTCGCCGTCGCAAGAGCTGTTCGAGACGGCCAGCAACAGCACGTCGGGGGCCCCCGCGGGAGCCTCCAGCTTCTCGGATCCCTTCTTCGTGGTGGAGACTCTGTGCATCATCTGGTTCTCCTTTGAGCTGCTGGTGCGGTTCTTCGCTTGCCCCAGCAAAGCCACCTTCTCGCGAAATATCATGAACCTGATAGACATTGTGGCCATCATCCCTTATTTCATCACTCTGGGCACCGAGCTGGCTGAGCGACAAGGCAATGGACAGCAAGCCATGTCCCTGGCCATCCTGAGGGTCATCCGACTGGTGAGGGTCTTCCGCATCTTCAAGCTCTCCCGCCACTCCAAGGGGCTGCAGATCCTGGGGCAGACGCTGAAGGCTTCCATGCGGGAGTTGGGGCTGctcatcttcttcctctttattGGGGTCATCCTTTTCTCCAGCGCGGTCTATTTTGCGGAGGCAGACGACCCCACTTCAGGTTTTAGCAGTATCCCTGATGCCTTCTGGTGGGCTGTGGTAACCATGACGACAGTAGGTTACGGTGACATGCACCCAGTGACCATAGGGGGCAAGATTGTGGGGTCACTCTGTGCCATCGCTGGTGTCTTGACCATTGCTTTGCCAGTCCCTGTGATTGTTTCCAACTTCAATTACTTCTACCACCGGGAGACAGAAGGGGAAGAGCAAGCCCAGTACTTGCACGTGGGAAGTTGCCAGCACCTCTCCCCTTCAGCCGAGGAGCTCCGGAAAGCGAGGAGTAACTCGACTCTAAGTAAGTCGGAGTATATGGTGATCGAAGAGGGGGGTATGAACCATAGCGCTTTCCCCCAGACCCCCTTCAAAACGGGCAATTCCACGGCCACCTGCACCACGAACAATAATCCCAACTCCTGTGTCAGCATCAAAAAGATATTTACCGATGTTTAA